In Sphingobacterium sp. PCS056, the following proteins share a genomic window:
- a CDS encoding riboflavin synthase — translation MFTGIIETLGKVKNIVKEDTNIHLFIESSLSNELKIDQSVSHNGICLTVVGIENNIHQVTAIDETLQKTNLNDLKIDDEMNIERCTQANGRFDGHIVQGHVDQVATCIGKQDLDGSFLFTFQYDSSLQNITVEKGSITVNGISLTVVNSKIDQFSVAIIPYTIEHTNLKHVEVGTQVNLEFDIIGKYVSKIMALRN, via the coding sequence ATGTTTACAGGAATAATTGAAACCTTAGGAAAGGTGAAAAATATAGTAAAGGAAGATACCAATATCCATTTATTTATTGAGAGTTCTCTTTCAAATGAATTGAAGATAGACCAGAGTGTATCCCACAATGGAATCTGTTTGACTGTGGTAGGCATTGAAAATAATATCCACCAAGTTACTGCTATCGATGAAACACTTCAGAAAACAAATTTAAATGATTTAAAAATTGATGATGAGATGAATATCGAACGATGTACCCAGGCTAATGGTCGTTTTGACGGGCATATTGTCCAGGGGCACGTTGATCAAGTGGCCACGTGTATAGGAAAACAAGATTTGGATGGAAGCTTTTTATTCACATTTCAATATGACTCGAGCCTACAAAACATAACAGTTGAAAAAGGTTCTATAACTGTAAATGGAATAAGCTTAACAGTGGTTAATTCAAAAATTGATCAGTTTTCTGTAGCTATTATTCCTTATACTATTGAACATACTAATTTAAAGCATGTGGAAGTAGGTACTCAAGTAAATTTGGAATTTGATATTATTGGCAAATATGTTTCAAAAATTATGGCTTTGAGAAATTAA
- a CDS encoding chloride channel protein, which yields MKLNALNNWRMHKISNRNFIIILAFVVGIFGGIAASVLKALTHFIASTLQDDVDWHYKYSFYLFFPLLGILLSVLYVRKVLKSKNLEHGITPIIYAISRKSSNIPAHNIYSQIVTSAMTVGFGGSCGLEAPIAMSGSAIGSNTGRFFGLQYKEVTMLLACGAAAGIAGAFDSPLAGMVFAIEILLPEFSIPVLIPLLISAAMASVISQSLYSEPLFHTFSTEWEVSALFFYLLLALLVGGYSVYFAKISTVVKNWFAHIQNPYNKVWVSGISLGLMIFIFPALYGEGYIAIQQILNGQFNAIVKNSLFSDYQDIGLVILAYSVLTLFAKSFAALFTLNGGGNGGVFGPSLVMGGLLGFAFAYGVNLTGVTELNVPNFVVVGMAGALSGIMHAPLTGVFLIAEITGGYGLMVPLMLVTSISYLINRSIQKYSIYTKVLADSGDLLSYEDKDRSVLSMMKVRYVLETNFVILRPDETPKMRQSDIIHSKRNIFPIVTEKGKLLGILYSERLFSILLGEEEGIDQPFHKLAEIPTDLVKIHEEDMESVMLKMKKDDVWILPVIDKDGNYLGFVSKSSVFNKYRALLMRQGHYLE from the coding sequence ATGAAATTAAATGCGCTCAATAATTGGCGTATGCATAAGATTTCAAATCGTAATTTCATCATTATCCTTGCTTTTGTAGTCGGAATATTTGGAGGGATTGCGGCCTCCGTTTTAAAGGCTTTAACACATTTCATCGCATCAACCTTGCAAGATGATGTTGATTGGCACTATAAATATTCATTTTATTTATTTTTCCCCTTACTCGGTATATTATTGAGTGTATTATATGTGCGTAAGGTTTTAAAATCAAAGAATTTAGAGCATGGTATAACTCCTATCATATACGCCATTTCTAGAAAGTCGAGTAATATCCCTGCACATAATATTTATTCACAGATTGTTACCTCTGCCATGACTGTAGGCTTTGGAGGATCTTGTGGTTTAGAAGCTCCAATTGCAATGAGTGGGTCAGCAATCGGATCAAACACAGGGCGTTTTTTTGGGTTACAGTACAAAGAGGTAACGATGCTGCTGGCATGTGGTGCAGCAGCGGGTATAGCCGGTGCTTTCGATAGTCCGCTGGCAGGGATGGTATTTGCGATCGAGATTTTATTACCTGAATTTTCTATTCCGGTGCTTATTCCTTTATTGATCTCTGCGGCTATGGCATCCGTTATTTCACAATCTTTATATAGTGAACCTTTATTTCATACCTTTAGTACAGAGTGGGAGGTCTCAGCCTTATTTTTCTACTTATTGTTGGCCCTTTTAGTTGGTGGATATTCTGTTTATTTTGCTAAAATAAGTACTGTCGTAAAGAATTGGTTTGCTCATATTCAAAATCCATATAATAAGGTTTGGGTCAGTGGAATATCATTGGGTCTAATGATCTTTATCTTTCCAGCTCTTTATGGGGAAGGTTATATTGCTATTCAACAAATTTTGAATGGTCAATTTAATGCAATTGTGAAAAACAGTCTGTTTTCAGATTATCAGGATATCGGTCTTGTTATATTAGCCTACTCGGTATTAACGTTATTTGCAAAATCTTTTGCAGCCTTATTTACACTAAACGGGGGTGGTAATGGTGGAGTTTTTGGACCAAGTCTGGTCATGGGAGGTTTACTGGGCTTTGCGTTTGCATATGGTGTCAACCTCACGGGAGTGACCGAATTAAATGTTCCTAATTTTGTAGTAGTGGGTATGGCAGGAGCATTAAGCGGGATTATGCATGCACCATTAACAGGAGTTTTCCTTATTGCGGAAATTACAGGCGGTTATGGTTTAATGGTTCCACTCATGCTGGTTACTTCCATTTCTTATTTAATAAACAGATCTATTCAGAAATATTCTATCTATACCAAGGTATTAGCAGACTCCGGTGATCTGCTCTCGTATGAAGATAAAGATCGATCCGTATTGAGTATGATGAAAGTCCGATATGTACTGGAGACCAATTTTGTAATTTTGCGACCTGATGAAACGCCTAAGATGAGACAATCGGATATCATCCATAGCAAACGCAATATTTTTCCTATTGTCACTGAGAAAGGAAAACTATTGGGAATCCTATATAGTGAACGCTTATTTTCTATTTTACTAGGTGAGGAGGAAGGTATCGATCAACCTTTTCATAAATTAGCTGAAATACCAACCGATCTTGTTAAAATACATGAAGAAGATATGGAATCGGTCATGCTTAAGATGAAAAAAGATGATGTCTGGATTTTACCAGTCATTGATAAGGACGGAAATTATCTTGGCTTTGTGTCCAAGTCCAGTGTGTTTAATAAATATAGAGCACTACTGATGAGGCAGGGACATTACCTAGAATAA
- a CDS encoding hydrogen peroxide-inducible genes activator, whose protein sequence is MTLIQLEYIVAVDTYRNFVAAAEKCFVTQPTLSMQIQKLEESIGVKIFDRSRQPVVPTEIGDKIIAQARTILIESKKVLEIVQNENGELDGELRIGVIPTIAPYLLPTVLTSFMDKYPKIQLQIWEYTTERIIHELKVGLLDCGILSTPLHEAGIVEKPLFYENFVAYISEQSPLFGKKMLSADDIGEDKLWLLNEGHCMRGQVLNICHHKHNYDTSGRFEYNTGSVETLKKMVDINAGITILPELSIVDYNEDQLNRIRYFKAPEPVREISLVTTQNFVKKHAIDALSNEIMDAIPDKFKTKKKKEVLSFQ, encoded by the coding sequence ATGACGCTCATCCAATTAGAGTATATAGTCGCCGTTGATACATATAGAAACTTTGTAGCCGCTGCCGAAAAGTGTTTTGTGACACAGCCCACATTAAGTATGCAAATCCAAAAACTGGAGGAGTCGATAGGAGTTAAGATTTTTGATCGTAGTCGTCAACCTGTCGTTCCGACAGAAATAGGAGATAAGATTATCGCACAAGCACGTACTATCCTTATTGAAAGCAAAAAGGTATTGGAGATTGTACAAAATGAAAATGGAGAATTAGATGGAGAATTACGCATAGGAGTCATTCCTACCATAGCGCCTTATCTGCTACCTACTGTATTGACAAGTTTTATGGATAAATATCCTAAAATACAATTGCAGATCTGGGAATATACAACTGAGCGAATTATTCATGAGTTAAAAGTAGGTCTTTTAGACTGTGGTATCTTATCAACGCCCCTGCATGAAGCCGGGATTGTCGAGAAACCACTATTTTATGAAAATTTCGTTGCTTATATTTCCGAACAAAGTCCATTATTTGGCAAAAAGATGTTGAGTGCAGATGATATCGGAGAAGATAAGTTGTGGTTGTTGAATGAAGGACATTGTATGAGGGGCCAAGTGTTAAATATTTGCCATCATAAACATAATTATGATACTTCGGGTCGCTTTGAGTATAATACCGGTAGTGTTGAGACATTAAAAAAAATGGTCGATATCAACGCTGGTATTACGATTTTACCTGAATTGTCGATTGTGGATTACAATGAAGACCAGCTTAATCGTATTCGCTATTTTAAGGCTCCTGAACCGGTGCGAGAAATTAGTCTTGTAACGACACAGAATTTTGTGAAAAAACATGCCATAGATGCATTATCAAATGAAATCATGGATGCCATACCAGATAAGTTCAAAACAAAGAAAAAAAAGGAAGTTCTAAGTTTTCAATAA
- a CDS encoding S46 family peptidase, with protein sequence MKLLNTKSWSLLLLLATTAFTIQAKSPDEGMFPLSELSRAGLKSAGLKISEKDIYNPGKVGLVDALVQVSGCTGSFISGSGLIITNHHCAFSAVQLASTPINNYLKDGFVAQSHEQEIEARGLTIRITDSYEDVSDKILSAVAQITDPSERINVIKKKQQELVAEAQKQDPTIKAEVSEMFIGKTYVLFRYKTIEDVRLVYIPRQNIGEFGGETDNWVWPRHTGDYSFLRAYVGKDGASAKFSKDNVPYQPKKFLKVNPKGVNENDFVFILGYPGRTFRHRPAQYIQYQQNFLLPYVSNLYEFQNDRMYEAGKTDNNAALYLATRIKRNANVLKNYKGKLKGLRNIALIDTKRKEDQALSAFINSKANLKTKYGTLMSDIDGLYNLINQDAYKEMWMNNIYTSTSLMRVAKEINIFKAAMLEQKTTQQQQAFFELNSAKLKTNLEAIYESYSQYADLRIFAKMLEDAHAFQGNNQIESIQKLKFQDPQLVGAYTGKLITESKLNNSAEVFNHILANSKSLLAYSDELLKFQSALDFDIQNFAVEQKRRDGVLNKLMGDYVAVKELYQSKNFIPDANSTLRLTFGNIKGYSPVDATYMKPFTTLAGIIQKGNLGEADFDYPSEIKTAWENKNFGPYVKKELNDVPVNMLYNMDTTGGNSGSPIMNAYGELIGVNFDRSYDATINDFAWNDSYSRSIGVDIRYVLWVADKIDNAQFILKEMGI encoded by the coding sequence ATGAAGTTATTGAACACCAAATCATGGAGCCTGCTCCTTCTTTTAGCAACAACTGCCTTTACCATCCAAGCGAAATCACCTGACGAAGGTATGTTTCCACTTAGCGAATTAAGCAGAGCAGGCTTAAAGAGTGCTGGCCTAAAAATTAGTGAAAAAGATATTTATAATCCTGGAAAAGTGGGTCTAGTAGATGCTTTGGTACAAGTGAGTGGATGTACGGGTTCATTTATATCTGGTAGCGGACTGATTATCACCAACCATCACTGTGCGTTCTCTGCTGTACAATTAGCTAGTACACCTATTAATAATTACCTTAAAGATGGCTTCGTTGCACAATCGCATGAACAAGAGATTGAGGCTAGAGGTCTAACCATACGTATAACAGACTCTTATGAGGATGTATCTGACAAAATATTGTCTGCTGTTGCACAGATTACCGATCCTTCTGAACGAATCAATGTAATAAAGAAAAAGCAACAGGAATTAGTTGCTGAAGCGCAAAAGCAAGATCCAACGATAAAAGCAGAAGTTTCCGAAATGTTTATTGGTAAAACATATGTTCTATTTCGTTACAAAACTATTGAAGACGTTCGTCTCGTTTATATTCCTCGCCAAAATATCGGTGAGTTCGGTGGTGAAACAGACAATTGGGTATGGCCTCGTCACACAGGTGATTATTCTTTCTTACGCGCATATGTGGGTAAAGATGGGGCTTCTGCCAAATTTTCAAAAGATAATGTACCCTATCAACCAAAGAAATTTTTAAAAGTAAATCCAAAAGGTGTTAATGAAAATGACTTTGTATTTATTTTGGGTTATCCAGGACGTACATTTAGACATCGCCCTGCACAATACATCCAATATCAGCAAAACTTTTTGTTGCCTTATGTATCTAATTTGTACGAATTTCAAAATGATCGTATGTATGAGGCGGGCAAAACAGATAACAATGCTGCCCTGTACCTGGCAACACGTATCAAAAGAAATGCTAATGTGCTTAAAAATTACAAAGGAAAACTAAAAGGTCTCCGCAATATTGCTTTGATTGATACTAAAAGAAAAGAGGATCAGGCTTTAAGCGCATTTATCAACAGCAAAGCAAATTTGAAAACTAAATATGGTACATTGATGAGTGATATCGATGGATTGTATAACTTGATCAACCAAGACGCTTACAAAGAAATGTGGATGAATAATATCTACACGAGTACCAGTCTAATGCGTGTTGCAAAAGAAATAAATATCTTCAAAGCAGCTATGTTAGAACAAAAAACAACACAACAACAACAGGCATTTTTTGAATTGAATAGCGCTAAATTAAAAACAAATTTAGAGGCTATCTATGAAAGCTATAGTCAATATGCGGATCTACGAATATTCGCTAAGATGCTTGAAGATGCACATGCATTCCAAGGCAATAATCAAATTGAAAGCATTCAAAAGTTAAAATTCCAAGATCCACAACTCGTTGGAGCATATACAGGAAAATTAATTACAGAATCAAAACTAAATAATAGTGCAGAAGTATTCAATCATATTTTAGCAAATTCGAAGAGTCTATTGGCCTATTCTGATGAACTGCTAAAATTCCAATCTGCATTAGATTTTGATATCCAAAACTTTGCTGTAGAGCAAAAAAGAAGAGATGGTGTCCTCAATAAATTGATGGGTGACTATGTTGCTGTTAAGGAATTGTACCAATCCAAAAACTTCATTCCAGATGCCAACTCGACCTTAAGATTGACATTCGGTAATATAAAAGGGTACTCACCAGTAGATGCTACTTATATGAAACCCTTCACGACACTAGCGGGTATCATACAAAAGGGTAATCTTGGTGAAGCAGACTTTGACTATCCTTCAGAAATCAAAACGGCATGGGAAAATAAAAATTTTGGACCATATGTTAAAAAAGAATTAAATGATGTGCCTGTGAATATGCTTTACAATATGGATACGACCGGTGGCAACTCGGGATCGCCTATTATGAATGCGTATGGTGAATTGATCGGTGTCAACTTCGATCGCTCATATGATGCGACTATCAACGATTTTGCATGGAATGATAGCTATAGCCGTTCAATTGGTGTCGATATTCGTTATGTATTGTGGGTAGCAGACAAAATTGATAATGCACAATTTATCCTTAAAGAAATGGGTATCTAA
- a CDS encoding DEAD/DEAH box helicase, which yields MKFTEFGLASSLEEGLDSMGYEDATPIQEQAIPVVLEHKDLIACAQTGTGKTASYLLPVLHQIAEEQSDYINTLILVPTRELALQIDQQIMGLGYFTGATSIAVYGGGNGMDYEQQRTAIKEGANIIVATPGRLIAHLASGKLHFNKVKHFILDEADRMLDMGFHEDIMKIISFLPEKRQNLLFSATMPGKIRTLAKQILHNPTEINIALSKPSEGISQQVYMVYDDQKTALIQHILTNPIYTSTIIFASKKEFVKRLSIDLHKNGIAVEAFHSDLEQVQREDIMNRFKAKKINVLIGTDVISRGIDIVGISLVINYDVPPDPEDYIHRVGRTARAATTGTAITFVNQKDQQRFAKIEELIGSSIEKLPLPAGFSEGPVFDPNRFSEHKKKNTRKKKFKKFVKKD from the coding sequence TTGAAATTTACAGAATTTGGTTTAGCATCTTCGTTGGAAGAGGGCTTAGATAGCATGGGATATGAAGATGCAACACCTATCCAGGAACAGGCAATACCTGTTGTGCTGGAGCATAAAGATTTGATTGCTTGCGCGCAAACAGGTACGGGTAAAACAGCATCTTATTTACTACCCGTTCTACATCAGATCGCCGAGGAACAATCCGACTATATAAATACGTTAATTTTAGTTCCAACTCGAGAGCTGGCTTTACAGATTGATCAGCAAATCATGGGTTTAGGCTATTTTACTGGAGCCACTTCCATAGCTGTATACGGCGGGGGAAATGGAATGGATTACGAACAGCAACGTACAGCAATAAAAGAAGGAGCGAATATTATCGTGGCAACGCCTGGTCGCTTAATTGCACATTTGGCTTCAGGAAAACTTCATTTTAATAAAGTGAAGCATTTTATTCTTGACGAAGCTGACCGTATGTTAGATATGGGATTTCATGAAGATATTATGAAAATTATTAGTTTTCTTCCTGAAAAAAGACAAAATTTATTGTTCTCTGCCACGATGCCAGGTAAGATTAGAACACTAGCTAAGCAAATATTACACAATCCAACGGAGATCAATATTGCTTTATCAAAACCTTCTGAAGGTATTAGTCAACAGGTTTATATGGTATATGATGATCAAAAAACAGCGTTGATACAACACATTCTTACCAACCCTATCTATACAAGCACCATTATTTTTGCCTCTAAAAAAGAATTTGTAAAGCGATTGTCTATTGATCTGCATAAGAATGGGATCGCAGTTGAGGCATTTCACTCTGATTTGGAGCAGGTGCAACGTGAAGATATCATGAATCGCTTTAAAGCAAAAAAGATCAATGTATTGATCGGTACTGATGTTATTTCCAGAGGTATTGATATCGTAGGGATCAGTTTGGTTATCAACTATGATGTACCGCCGGATCCAGAAGATTATATTCATCGTGTGGGTCGTACTGCTCGAGCAGCGACCACAGGAACAGCAATTACTTTTGTTAATCAGAAAGATCAACAGCGCTTTGCCAAGATCGAAGAGTTGATCGGATCAAGTATTGAAAAACTGCCACTGCCAGCAGGTTTTTCTGAAGGTCCAGTTTTTGATCCAAATCGTTTTTCGGAACATAAAAAGAAAAATACAAGAAAGAAGAAATTCAAAAAATTCGTTAAGAAAGATTAA
- a CDS encoding DUF2892 domain-containing protein, producing the protein MGTLVDKVISKVKSKVDENCENGKIETSERILSVVAGGFILGAGVRFLIKHPLTALSGLSLGGALVYRGVTGKCAVKKAIEDDAERVEVIEHRYFIKKD; encoded by the coding sequence ATGGGTACGTTAGTAGATAAAGTAATTAGCAAAGTTAAAAGTAAGGTAGACGAAAACTGTGAAAACGGTAAAATTGAAACCTCAGAGCGTATACTTTCAGTTGTAGCTGGTGGATTTATATTAGGTGCAGGTGTGAGGTTTTTAATAAAGCACCCTTTAACGGCACTTTCTGGGTTGTCTCTAGGAGGAGCACTTGTCTACCGAGGTGTGACTGGCAAATGTGCTGTCAAGAAAGCCATTGAGGACGATGCCGAGCGTGTCGAAGTGATTGAGCATCGATACTTTATAAAGAAAGATTAA
- a CDS encoding sulfite exporter TauE/SafE family protein, whose amino-acid sequence MEIIGYTLSIFIGITLGLIGAGGSILTVPVLVYLFHIHPTLATSYSLFIVGFTSLIGSFLKIKENGVDYSAATYFGIPSVFVILIVRKVLLVHIPEVILQIHHFQLTKSTITMIAFAVLMLGASWSMIKNKQIQVSTNHPIKQPITKMIFWGIGIGLVTGFLGAGGGFLIIPALVILLRMPIRIAIGTSLSIITLNSLIGFLGDIDHVQMDWFFLVKLLSITILGVAIGSYLQKKIATDKLKPIFGWFIFFVGTYILIKELF is encoded by the coding sequence ATGGAAATCATAGGTTATACTTTATCCATTTTCATCGGTATCACGCTCGGATTAATCGGTGCAGGTGGTTCCATTTTAACTGTACCGGTCTTAGTCTACTTATTCCATATACATCCTACATTAGCAACATCGTATTCCCTATTTATTGTTGGTTTCACGAGCTTAATAGGTAGTTTCCTTAAAATAAAAGAAAATGGTGTGGATTATAGTGCAGCGACTTATTTTGGAATTCCTTCCGTCTTTGTCATCCTCATCGTTCGTAAAGTTTTACTGGTCCATATTCCAGAAGTTATTTTGCAAATCCATCATTTTCAATTGACAAAATCAACGATCACTATGATTGCTTTTGCGGTATTGATGTTGGGCGCTTCCTGGAGTATGATCAAAAATAAACAGATTCAGGTCAGTACCAATCATCCTATAAAACAACCAATAACAAAAATGATCTTTTGGGGAATTGGAATTGGTTTAGTGACGGGCTTCTTAGGAGCTGGCGGAGGATTTTTAATCATTCCTGCTTTAGTTATTTTATTGCGCATGCCGATCCGAATTGCAATTGGCACTTCGCTATCTATCATAACCTTAAATTCACTCATCGGATTTTTAGGAGATATAGATCATGTACAAATGGATTGGTTTTTCTTAGTAAAGCTACTTTCTATAACGATCCTAGGTGTAGCAATAGGTAGTTATCTGCAAAAAAAAATCGCGACGGACAAGTTAAAACCAATTTTTGGTTGGTTTATATTTTTTGTGGGTACGTATATTTTAATTAAGGAACTCTTTTAG
- a CDS encoding ATP cone domain-containing protein — MLVKKYSGELVPFNSDSLRHSLTRSGANHDQVEKVYAQIKEKLFDGISTKALYQLAFEALKSQRNSLAARYSLKKALRELGPEGFYFEKWIGRLFQEYGFESTTGQTVQGHAVSHEIDVVAAKGNEMLAIECKFRNDIDAKISVTTPMYFLSRFNDISDIDYHFFGQYKKFTQGWLVTNAYLTSDSKDFGKYYGVNFLSWDYPEDNSIKRRVDRAVFYPVTCLTTLTDEQEKTLLQHQIILVKDILKDKNALQSLQLSPEKLRLVLQEAKELIDYKVDEES; from the coding sequence ATGCTCGTAAAAAAATATTCTGGGGAGTTAGTCCCATTTAATAGCGACAGTTTACGTCACTCGTTGACACGTTCGGGAGCTAATCATGATCAGGTAGAAAAAGTGTACGCTCAAATAAAAGAAAAATTATTTGATGGTATCAGTACGAAGGCCTTATACCAATTAGCTTTTGAGGCTTTGAAATCTCAAAGAAACTCGCTTGCAGCTCGATATAGTCTAAAAAAGGCACTTCGCGAACTTGGCCCAGAGGGATTCTATTTCGAGAAATGGATAGGTCGATTATTTCAAGAGTATGGATTTGAAAGTACAACAGGACAAACAGTGCAGGGGCATGCTGTGTCACATGAGATTGATGTAGTGGCTGCTAAAGGCAATGAAATGCTTGCTATTGAATGTAAGTTCAGAAATGATATTGACGCTAAAATCTCGGTAACAACCCCGATGTATTTTTTGTCTCGATTTAACGACATCAGTGATATTGATTATCATTTTTTTGGGCAATACAAAAAGTTTACACAAGGCTGGCTTGTCACCAATGCTTATTTAACCTCTGATTCTAAAGATTTTGGAAAATACTACGGCGTAAACTTTCTTTCATGGGATTATCCCGAAGACAATAGTATAAAAAGACGTGTAGATAGAGCCGTATTTTATCCGGTGACCTGCTTGACCACACTAACTGATGAACAGGAAAAAACACTATTGCAACATCAGATCATATTGGTGAAAGATATCTTAAAAGATAAAAATGCTCTCCAATCTCTCCAACTAAGTCCAGAAAAATTAAGATTGGTGCTACAAGAGGCTAAAGAATTGATCGATTATAAAGTGGATGAAGAGTCCTGA
- the ispE gene encoding 4-(cytidine 5'-diphospho)-2-C-methyl-D-erythritol kinase, producing MLSFANAKINLGLHIVGKRPDGYHDLETIFYPVKLYDVVEIIPLESGPTVFYSEGIVIPGEGMNLCERAYQLIKQDFDIPSIAIHLIKKIPIGAGMGGGSADAAYVLKMLNDSFQLELSVKQLQTYAKQLGADCPFFIDNKPVYATGIGTDFSPIELNLSAYYIVVINPNIHISTAEAYRGVEAKQPEFDLRSIIKLPIQEWKYYLNNDFELSIFEQFPKIKELKDALYSFGAIYASMSGSGSSVYGIFENPVALDDLKVFGDIYYPIDLS from the coding sequence ATGCTATCATTTGCAAATGCTAAAATAAATCTGGGCCTACATATCGTAGGAAAACGACCGGATGGTTATCATGATTTGGAAACCATATTCTATCCTGTTAAATTATATGATGTGGTCGAAATCATTCCTTTGGAATCCGGTCCAACTGTTTTTTATTCAGAAGGCATTGTTATTCCTGGAGAAGGAATGAACCTTTGTGAGCGTGCTTATCAATTAATTAAACAAGATTTTGATATTCCATCAATCGCAATTCATTTAATAAAAAAAATTCCTATAGGTGCTGGAATGGGAGGAGGTTCAGCTGATGCTGCTTATGTTTTGAAAATGTTAAATGACAGTTTTCAGCTTGAGCTGTCTGTTAAACAATTGCAGACGTACGCGAAACAGTTAGGCGCAGACTGTCCATTTTTTATAGATAATAAACCTGTATATGCTACAGGAATAGGGACCGATTTCTCTCCGATTGAATTAAATTTAAGCGCTTATTATATCGTTGTTATTAATCCTAATATTCACATATCAACAGCAGAAGCCTATCGTGGAGTAGAAGCTAAGCAACCAGAGTTTGATTTAAGATCGATCATCAAACTCCCTATACAAGAATGGAAATACTATTTGAACAATGATTTTGAGTTGAGCATATTTGAACAGTTTCCAAAAATAAAGGAATTAAAAGATGCACTATATTCTTTTGGTGCTATATATGCTTCCATGTCAGGTTCAGGTTCTTCCGTTTACGGGATTTTTGAAAATCCTGTAGCATTGGATGACTTAAAGGTTTTTGGAGATATTTATTATCCAATAGATCTCTCCTGA
- a CDS encoding NUDIX hydrolase, producing the protein MNKIYLAGAMVVDPNNRLLVVRKKNSAYYMMPGGKIEKGELSSQALVRELKEELDLNISLSELEYLGFHETEAVNEVDTIVRGEIFKIELKAALDVFPQAEIEEAIWLTVDNYENYQLAHLIEQFTIPIWKAGTFEY; encoded by the coding sequence ATGAACAAGATTTATTTAGCAGGAGCTATGGTAGTGGATCCGAATAACAGGCTTTTGGTTGTTAGGAAAAAAAATTCTGCATATTACATGATGCCAGGTGGCAAGATAGAAAAAGGTGAGCTTTCTTCTCAAGCACTTGTTCGAGAATTAAAAGAAGAGTTAGATCTAAATATCTCCTTATCTGAGCTGGAATACCTAGGGTTTCATGAGACCGAAGCTGTCAATGAAGTTGATACCATAGTGAGGGGAGAAATCTTTAAAATTGAATTAAAAGCAGCCCTAGATGTCTTTCCACAGGCCGAGATTGAGGAAGCTATTTGGTTAACAGTGGATAATTATGAAAACTATCAATTAGCTCACCTTATCGAACAATTTACTATTCCAATTTGGAAAGCAGGTACTTTTGAATATTAA
- a CDS encoding menaquinone biosynthetic enzyme MqnA/MqnD family protein, with protein MDKVRVSAVSYTNTLPFLNGIRQSAVLDQIELSLDNPSVCAQKVIDDKADLGIIPVAALLSLPHAHIITDYCIGTEGAVDSVFIFAHKPIEEIQTLYLDKQSRTSNGLARVLLKNHWKRDVRIVTDIEGADAYVLIGDRTFGKKKTVPFVYDLGLMWKEFTGLPFAFAVWVSTKTLTVDFIRLFNEALKVGVSEPEAVIPGLPKYEDFDYHHYLTSSLNYHLTDDKRKAIDQYLVLLKELDT; from the coding sequence ATGGATAAAGTGAGAGTATCGGCAGTTTCGTATACGAATACATTGCCGTTTTTAAATGGGATTAGACAATCCGCAGTTTTAGATCAGATCGAATTGAGCTTGGATAATCCGAGTGTATGTGCCCAAAAAGTGATTGATGACAAAGCTGATTTAGGTATAATTCCTGTGGCGGCTTTATTAAGTCTTCCGCATGCGCATATCATTACCGATTATTGTATTGGTACAGAGGGGGCTGTTGATTCGGTTTTTATTTTTGCTCACAAACCGATTGAAGAAATCCAGACATTATATTTGGATAAGCAATCACGTACTTCTAATGGGTTAGCACGAGTACTGCTTAAAAATCATTGGAAGCGCGACGTGAGGATCGTGACAGATATCGAAGGGGCTGACGCGTATGTACTGATCGGTGACCGTACGTTTGGTAAGAAGAAGACGGTACCTTTTGTTTACGATTTAGGACTTATGTGGAAAGAATTTACAGGTCTTCCATTTGCATTTGCAGTCTGGGTGAGTACAAAAACATTAACAGTAGATTTTATAAGGTTATTTAACGAGGCTCTAAAAGTAGGCGTCTCGGAGCCTGAAGCTGTAATTCCGGGCCTACCCAAATATGAAGATTTTGATTATCATCATTATTTAACTTCAAGCTTAAACTATCATCTTACTGATGATAAGAGGAAAGCTATTGATCAATATTTAGTTTTATTAAAAGAGTTAGATACTTAG